Genomic window (Vibrio pomeroyi):
ACCTAGATTCTGTTGAACAGCAGGTTGAGCGCTACAAGCAAGTGCTCGATGTGATGCCAGCAGGGGTCATCTTGTTAGATACACATGGCGAAGTGAGAGAAGCCAACCCAGAAGCGCACCGTATTCTTGGGGTAGAGCTCGTAGGCGAGAAGTGGTTTTCGGTCATTCAAAGTGCCTTCGACCCTAAAGACGATGATGGTCATGAGATCTCATTGAAAAATGGGAGAAAGGTACGTTTGGCGATTTCAGCTTCGACTACAGGTCAGCTTATCTTGATTACCGACCTGACAGAAACTCGCCTTTTGCAGTCTCGCGTGAGTGATCTTCAACGCTTGTCGTCGTTAGGCAGAATGGTGGCCTCGCTGGCCCATCAGGTTCGTACGCCGCTTTCTAGCGCGATGTTGTATGCATCCAACCTTGCCGCGCCGAACCTGCCGCCGGCAACAAAGACACGTTTTCAATCTAAGCTTATGGATAGATTGCATGACTTAGAAAAACAAGTGAATGACATGCTGTTGTTTGCCAAAGGTGGCGATAACAAGGTGGTTAAGCCATTTACTGTCGCTGAATTGATTACCGAATTTCACCCTATGGTGGAAGCGGCACTGAAATCCAACCAGATTGATTATTGTCAGGAGGTTGAAGGCGAAGAGACTCAAATGTTTGGCAACGCCAACGCCATCGCATCAGCGTTAAGTAATCTGGTTTTGAATGCGGTTCAAATTGCTGGCAAGGAATCGCAGATTGATGTGTTTTTTAGACCAGTAAACGGCGAGCTTAAGATATCAGTACAAGACAGTGGCCCCGGCGTACCGAAAGAACTTCAAGGTAAAATTATGGAACCATTCTTTACCACTCGTTCTCAAGGTACAGGTTTAGGCTTAGCGGTTGTACAAATGGTATGTCGAGCACATGAAGGCCGACTGGAATTGATCTCAGAAGAAGGTGATGGCGCATGTTTTACTATGTGCTTGCCGCTAGAAAGAAGCGCTTCTACTGAAGACTAATAAGTTTTAACTGAATTTACACTGGAGAATCCTATGGCTCAAAGCAAAGTGTTAATCGTCGAAGATGATGAAGGTCTACGCGAAGCCCTTGTCGACACTCTCGCGCTGGCTGGCTATGAATGGCTGGAAGCAGATAGTGCGGAAGATGCTCTGGTCAAATTAAAATCCAACTCCGTTGATATTGTTGTGTCTGACGTTCAAATGGCAGGCATGGGCGGTTTGGCGCTACTGAGAAATATCAAGCAGCACTGGCCAAATTTACCGGTGCTGTTGATGACTGCTTACGCCAACATTGAAGACGCCGTTGCAGCAATGAAAGAGGGCGCGATCGATTACATGGCGAAGCCATTTGCGCCGGAAGTATTGTTAAACATGGTGAGCCGCTACGCTCCCGTAAAGTCGGACGACAATGGTGATGCCATCGTTGCCGATGAAAAAAGCATTAAGCTAATGATGCTGGCTGATAAAGTTGCGAAAACAGACGCCAATGTCATGGTGCTTGGGCCTAGTGGTTCAGGCAAAGAGGTGATGTCTCGCTATATTCACAACGCATCTAGTCGTAAAGATGGTCCGTTTGTCGCGATCAACTGTGCGGCAATCCCAGACAATATGTTGGAAGCAACCCTGTTTGGTTATGAAAAAGGCGCATTTACTGGCGCTATTCAAGCTTGCCCAGGTAAATTCGAACAAGCGCAAGGCGGCACGATTTTGTTGGATGAGATCAGTGAAATGGATCTTAGCCTTCAAGCCAAACTACTGCGTGTCTTACAAGAGCGCGAGGTTGAGCGTTTAGGTAGCCGTAAGAGCATCAAGTTAGATGTTCGTGTGTTAGCGACCAGTAACCGAGATCTTAAACAGTATGTTTCTGAAGGGAATTTCCGTGAAGATTTATACTACCGACTGAATGTGTTCCCAATTTCTTGGCCACCACTGTGTGAGCGTAAAGGCGATATTGAGCCTTTAGCCAAACACTTAGTTGAGCGTCACTGCACCAAACTTGGTATGCCAGTGCCAGTGATGTCGGCACAAGCGATCAGCAAACTCGTCAATTATCCGTGGCCGGGCAATGTTCGTGAATTAGATAATGTGGTACAGCGTGCGTTAATCTTAAGCGAACAAGAGAATATCTCTGGTGAGCACATTCTGCTTGAAGGTGTCGATTGGCAAGATGCAAGCAGCCTACAACAAATAGTTGAAGGTAATGACGTTGCGACGCCAGACATTAAGCCGATTGCTGAAGCAAATCCAATAAGTAAAGTGGCGGCTAGCAGTGAAGGGCTCGGTAATGAGCTTAGAGATCAAGAGTATGCGATCATTCTTGAAACCTTGATCGCATGCAATGGCCGACGTAAAGATATGGCCGAGAAGCTGGGTATCAGCCCTCGTACATTGCGTTATAAGTTGGCGAAAATGCGTGATGCTGGAATAGATATCCCAAACTGAGGATAGATTAGTAGTGTCAGCTTTCTGACTAGTGTAATACGATATCTAGTCAATTTAATGTGTGGCACGCTAATTGCTCTGTCAATAATACAGCTAAATAGATAGTCATAATTTTGACTCCTGAGGTAGTAGATGAGAATAGATGGTTTACAAGGCGAAATGCAGGCAATGATGGTCGAAGCTGCCAGCGCGCGTCCCGCAGCAACGGGGCAAGCGGTCGGTGCAGATTTTGGCAACATGCTGACTAATGCCATCAATAATGTGAACTCATTACAGAAGACCTCAGGTGATCTTCAAGCTCGTTTTGATAGCGGTGACCAAAGCGTGTCTCTATCAGACGTGATGATTGCTCGTAATAAATCTAGTGTGGCTTTTGAGGCGACGATCCAAATTAGAAATAAATTGGTCGAATCGTACAAAGAGCTGATGAACATGCCGGTATAAGTTAGGTAGTTAAATAGTGGCAGATAATAGTCAAACAACAGATTTAACCGTGAGCGATAGCAACGACCACGCACTTATTGCAGGCTCTGAGCTAGACGGCGAAGGGCAAAATCCCGATCTAGGTGAACGCAGTTCATCGAAGTTCGATATGGCAGTAGGTGACCTCGATTTACTTCGTCAGGTTGTCTTAGTCCTTTCTATCTCTATCTGTGTAGCGCTGATTGTGATGCTGTTTTTCTGGGTTAAAGAGCCAGAAATGCGTCCATTAGGGGCCTACGAAACAGAAGAATTAATCCCGGTTCTTGATTACTTAGATCTGCAGAAGATCGAGTACTCTCTTGAAGGCAATACCATCTCGGTTCCTGCTAGCGAGTACAACTCGTTGAAGCTAAATATGGTACGAGCTGGTTTGAACCAAGAGCGAAACGCGGGTGATGACATCCTCATGCAAGACATGGGCTTCGGTGTATCACAACGTTTAGAGCAAGAGCGCCTTAAGTTAAGCCGAGAAAGACAGCTTGCAAAAGCCATTGAGCAGATGAAACAAGTGCGTAAAGCGCAGGTTTTATTAGCCTTGCCAAAGCAAAGCGTGTTCGTGCGCCATAACCAAGAAGCTTCTGCCTCAGTATTCTTAACTCTAAAAACAGGTACTAACCTCAAGCAGCAAGAAGTCGATTCTGTTGTGGATATGGTGGCGAGTGCCGTTCCGGGAATGAAAACGTCACGCATTACTGTAACCGATCAACACGGTCGACTTCTGAGTTCAGGTTCTCAAGACCCGATGTCAGCGGCGCGTCGTAAAGAACACGAGTTAGAGCGTAACCAAGAACAAGCGCTGCGTGAGAAAATTGACTCTATCCTGATTCCGATTCTTGGGTTTGGTAACTATACCGCTCAGGTTGATATTCAGCTCGATTTCAGTGCTGTGGAGCAAACGAGAAAGCGTTTTGATCCGAACACGCCAGCAACACGAAGCGAATACACATTAGAAGATTATAACAACGGCAATACTGTGGCAGGCATTCCGGGTGCCTTGAGTAATCAGCCTCCTGCTGATGCTTCAATCCCGCAAGACGTTGCCCAGATGAAAGACGGCGCTTTGACCGGCCAAGGTTCGGTTCATAAAGAAGCGACACGAAACTTCGAGCTAGACACAACCATCAGTCACGAGCGTAAACAGACTGGTACAGTGAACCGTCAGACAGTTTCTGTCGCGATTAAAGACCGTCAATCATTGAACCCAGATACAGGTGAAGTAGTTCACACGCCAATTCCAGCGAGCGAAATTAATGCCATTCGCCAAGTGCTGATTGGTACGGTGGGCTTTGATGAAACTCGTGGTGATTTGCTCAACGTATTAAGCATGCAGTTCGCACCTCAAGTCACTGATGTTGTCGCTGATGTGCCGATTTGGGAACATCCAAACTTCAATGATTGGGTTCGTTGGTTTGCGAGTGCGCTGGTTATTATTGTGGTGGTATTAGTCCTTGTTCGCCCTGCAATGAAGAAACTGCTTAACCCAGCCGCTGATAACGACGATCAAATGTACGGCCCTGATGGTATGCCAATTGGTGCCGACGGCGAAACCAGCCTAATTGGCGGTGATATAGAAGGTGGTGAGCTGTTTGAATTTGGTTCAAGCATCGACTTACCTAACCTGCACAAAGACGAGGACGTGCTTAAAGCAGTACGTGCACTTGTCGCTAATGAACCAGAGCTAGCAGCTCAAGTAGTTAAGAATTGGATGACAGATGGCTAACGAAATTGTTCCACAACAAGCTGAAGGCGGTGATGTGCTTGATGTCGCAAGTGTGGATATCGCCTCAATCTCAGGCGATGAGCGCGCAGCGATCTTGTTGTTAAGTTTAAACGAAGAAGATGCGGCGGGTATTATTCGTCACCTAGAGCCTAAGCAGGTTCAGCGTGTGGGTAGTGCGATGGCTCGTGCAACGGACTTATCACAAGAGAAGGTAGGCGCAGTGCACCGTGCTTTCTTGGATGATATTCAGAAGTACACCAACATTGGTATGGGCAGCGAAGACTTCATGCGTAATGCGCTGGTGGCTGCTCTGGGTGAAGATAAGGCGAATAACCTTGTTGACCAAATCCTTCTGGGAACCGGCTCTAAAGGCTTGGATTCTCTTAAGTGGATGGATCCTCGTCAGGTGGCGAGCATCATCATCAACGAGCACCCGCAGATTCAAACGATTGTATTGTCGTATCTCGATGCTGATCAGTCGGCAGAGATATTGTCTCAGTTCCCAGAGCGTGTTCGTCTGGATCTGATGATGCGTATTGCTAACCTTGAAGAAGTTCAACCGTCAGCACTTGCTGAACTGAATGAAATCATGGAGAAACAGTTCGCGGGTCAAGCTGGTGCTCAAGCAGCCAAAATTGGTGGCCTGAAAGCTGCGGCTGAGATCATGAACTACATGGACAACAACGTTGAAGGTGTCTTGATGGATCAAATCCGGGATCAAGACGAAGACATGGCAACTCAGATTCAAGATCTTATGTTTGTCTTTGAAAACCTTATTGAAGTTGATGACCAAGGTGTTCAACGACTGCTGCGTGATGTTCCACAAGACATTCTACAGAAAGCACTTAAAGGTGCTGATGAAGGTCTGCGTGAGAAGATCTTCAAGAACATGTCTAAACGTGCTGCCGATATGATGAGAGACGATATTGAGGCGATGCCGCCAGTGAAAGTCTCTGATGTAGAAGCGGCTCAGAAAGAGATTTTGGGTATTGCGAGGAAGATGGCCGACAGTGGCGAGATTATGCTGTCTGGTGGCGCCGACGAGTTCCTTTAATACAGAAACCTCAAAAGCCCCACACCGTTGGGGCTTTTCTTTATCCAATCTCGAACCACAGATTAATTAAGTTTAACTGCTTGAATTTGCAATGCAGTTTGACTCACTCATAGATAGGTACTGATATGTCAGGTGATAGAAAACGCGGCTTCCTTCGCCCTGAAGAAGATAATACGGTTGCCCAACCTCAGAAATGGGGGCTGCCTGACTACACCTCTGATGTGAGTAAACAAGCCAAAGAAACGGCGTTTAACTACGATCCGGGTTGGATGCCTACGGTAGAAGAAGCCATTGAAGATGAAGAGCTTGTTCTGACCGAAGAGCAAATCGAACTGATAAAGCAGGGCGCTTATCAAGAAGGCCTGCATCAAGGTCAAGAAGCGGGCTTCAAGCAGGGCTATGAAAAGGGCAAAGAAGAAGGTTTTGTCGCAGGTCATGCTGAAGGTAATGAAGCCGGTAAGCTTGAAGGCGTGACTGCTGGTCAAGAGTATATCCAGCAGCAAGTTGCCATCTTTATGGGGCTCGCGAATCAGTTTGCTCAACCTTTGGAGCTAATGAATGCTCAGGTTGAGAAGCAACTTGTCGACATGGTGTTAACCATGGTTAAAGAAGTGGTTCACGTTGAAGTTCAAACCAACCCACAAATCATCTTAGATACCGTGAAAGAGTCGGTCGAGTCACTGCCAATCTCTGGTCACGCGATTACCTTGAAGCTTAACCCTGAAGACGTTGCGATTATTCGCTCTGCGTATGGTGAAACCGAATTGGACTGCCGTAATTGGACGTTAGTAGCCGAGCCTGCACTCAACCGTGGTGATGTCCAAATCGAAGCAGGAGAGTCGAGCGTTAACTATCGAATGGAAGAGCGCGTGAAGAACGTGATTCAAAGCTTCTGCGGCGCTAATCGTCATCAAGGCCATGTGTAATGCTTGAGTTAGCTAATCGTCTCAGCCAATACAAAATCGAAGGGCTAAAATCGCGACCCGTTGCCTCCGGTAAATTGGTGCGTGTTGTCGGCTTAACCCTTGAGGCAACAGGCTGTAAAGCGCCGATTGGTAGCTTGTGCTTGGTTGAGACCATGTCTGGTCAGATGGAAGCCGAAGTCGTTGGCTTCTCTGGCGATAACCTATTTTTAATGCCAAGCGAACAAATCACAGGGATCTTACCCGGTGCTCGCGTCACACCAATGACCTCTGAAAGTGGCATTCCGGTCGGGATGGAACTGCTTGGTCGTGTCATTGACGGTGTCGGTAATCCTCTAGATGGACTTGGCCCAATCTATACCGAGCAACGCGCTTCGTTTAATGCAGAGCCTATTAACCCGTTAGCACGTAAACCAATCTCCGAGCCGCTTGATGTTGGCTTAAAGGCGATTAACGGCTTGCTGACGGTAGGTAAAGGGCAGCGTATTGGTCTATTTGCGGGTTCTGGTGTCGGTAAATCCGTAACACTAGGCATGATGACCAGAGGTACAACTGCGCAAGTGGTTGTGGTGGGTCTAATCGGTGAACGTGGACGTGAAGTAAAAGAATTTATCGAAGAGATTCTCGGTGAAGACGGTCGTAAACGGTCGGTTGTTGTTGCCGCGCCTGCAGACTCATCGCCATTGATGCGATTGAAGGGCTGTCAAACGGCGCTAACGGTGGCGGAATACTTCCGTGACCAAGGTTTAGATGTTCTGCTCTTGATGGACTCACTGACCCGTTTTGCACAAGCTCAGCGTGAAATCGCACTATCTGTTGGCGAGCCACCAGCAACTAAAGGTTATCCGCCTTCAGTATTTGCTAAGCTTCCTGCGCTGGTAGAACGTGCGGGTAACGGCAACGATGAACAAGGCTCGATCACCGCTTTCTTTACCGTGTTAACCGAAGGTGATGACTTACAAGATCCAATTGCCGATGCATCGCGAGCGATTCTTGATGGTCACGTTGTGTTGTCGCGTGAGATGGCGGATGCGGGTCATTACCCTGCGATTGATGTTGAGAAATCCGTCAGCCGTGTGATGCCTCAAATCACCACCGAAGAACATGTCTTGATGTCGAAAGCGGTCAGACAAGTGCTGTCTATTTGTCGCAAAAACCAAGACTTGGTATCGATTGGTGCTTACAAACCGGGTACTGACCCTGCGATTGATAGCGCCTTCACCTTGAAGCCGAAACTGGACGAGTACTTACAGCAGAAGATGAAAGAAACGGTTCCTTACGACATGTGCGTCAACATGTTGAAGCATGTGTTAGGTGGCTAACGATGAATAAGGTTAGTCATGGATAACGCATTAGAGTTTCTTCTTGATCAAGCCAAAGACCAAGAAAACCAAGCCGTATTAGCGCTGAATAAAGCCAATGCAGAGCTACAAGGTTATTACGAACAGGTCGCGCAGATTGAAAAGTATCGACTGGATTACTGTCAGCAATTGGTTGACCGTGGCAAGGCTGGGTTAACCGCCAGTCAATATGGTCACTTGAATCGCTTCTTAACCCAGTTGGATGAAACGCTTTCTAAACAGAGGGAAGCAGAGCATCACTTTAAAAATCAGGTCGATAACTGCCAGAGCTACTGGATGGAATTGCGTAAAAAACGCAAATCTTACGAGTGGTTGATGGAGAAAAAGCAGAAAGAGAAAGCCAGACTGCAAGATCAAAGAGAGCAGAAGCAGATGGATGAGTTCTCAACGCTGTTGTACAGCCGAAAGAAGATGTGATCCTAAGCCACGAATGACATCGGTGATATTCGCTAGATTGTAATATCGAAACTTATAGGCATGTTTCTTGCTCCGTTTTATATAAAATTGCGCCTTTTGCCTGCTAAAGGTATGAAAAGCGCCCGACTTTCTTTTTGTTGCCGATTTTGTGGCAGCAAAGCTAGTAGATAGAGCTTGTATATATGAATGTTAGTCCTTCCTCAAATTCAGCGACCAACAAAACGTCATCGTTGTTGGAAACCGGTTCTACCGCTTCAAAGGTAGAAGAAACCGGCGATTCAAAAGGTTTTTTTGAGTCGTTTAAAGAAGCGCTCGGCTTTGAAGAAAGTGACAGCAAGGCTGCAGTAAAAGGCGCAGAAAGTGCCTCAAAATCTGAAGGCAAACAACCTTCGGCTGAAGGTGATGCGTCTTCTGAAAAGGCTAACAGTGAGTCGGCGGGGAAAACGCAAGGCGATGTAGCTGAATCAAAGAGCACAGATGCGACTAGCGAGGCTCAAGCCAAACAAGCTGTTACAACGGCAGGTGCTGAAAAGGCGCCTGTTGAAGATGCGAAGACCAATAAGTCAGGTGTTGAACAAACGGCTGAATTAGATTTGCAGTCGAAAGACAAAACCTCATCGAACATGGCGGGTGATGACACCTCTGCTGAGAAAGCTCAATCCGAAGGTGAACAACTTCAAGCTGCTTCTGCTGGTCAACATTCAAAAGATCAAACTGCAGAATTAAAAGCCAAGGATGCTTCTCAAGCCAACGCAGCGATGAGCGAAGGCAATAAATTACTTGGTCAGTTGGATGAGGCAAACAAAACGCTTAATAAGACACCGAACGGCAAAGGCTTGCCTCAGCAAGCTCAGATAGACCAAGCTCAAAGTAATATCGCGGGTGCTCCTATTGCAGGTGCCTCCGTTGCGGGTCTGGCTACACAACAAAATAATACGGCAAACTCAGACAGCGCTCTTGAAGTGGACTCTGAAATTGCGGTGCTTACCGGTGGTAAGGGTGTTTCTCAGCTGACTGATGATGAAATCCGACAGCTAATGGACAAAGGCGTGACCCCTGAGCAGATCGAAGCAAGCATGAGCCGAGAGCTGAACCAGAAAAATGCGGCTAGCGCGGTTACTACCGATCAAAGGCAAGCACTCTCACCTGCTGAACTCGAGCTAGCGAAACAGGTTGATGCGCATACTAAAGCGCTTAACCAATTGAATACTCAGATTGAATCAGAGCAGTCTGTAGTGGATGGTTTGCTTCAAAAACAACAAAGCGGCGCTAAGTTGACGGTCGACGAGCAAGCTGCCTTAGCTAAAGCAACCTCTAATATAGAAGTGTTGAATCAACAGCTCGCCAACGTTCAACAGCAAGCTAGTGCTTTACTAAGCCAAGCCCCGAATGCGAGTGGCACCTCAGGTAACCCAACCGCGATTGATTGGGATAACGCAGATTCGAATGAAGCTAAGGCCTTAGCGGCAGCAGCATCGACAGCAGCTGTCGCGACCGCTGCTCAGCAAGCGACATCACAGGCCTCGTCTCAAGCTGCAGCCAATGCTGTTTCAGACAAGGCGACAATGCTACACGCCAATAATGCGCACGCGGCCCAGCAGGCTGCGGCTCAACAAGCTAACCTTGCTTCACCTCAACAAGCTGCTTTAGACCCTGCTTTAACTGCGCAAGGGGTGGCGATGAATGCAGCACCTGTTGCGACCAAAGCCGGCTCAACGGACATGTTACTTAAAGCTGGAGCCGGAGCAGCGGCATTGTCTGGTCTTGGAAAAGCGGGTGCTAAAGAAGACTCTAAAGATTCGACATTTGCTCAACAGATCGCTTCTGCTGCGGGTGTTCAAGGCGCTACAACTGCGGGTTCTGCGCCAACCCGAGCTGAGATTCAAGCTGCTCAACAAGCGCCTTTGCAGCTGACTAAAGAACTCGCGAATGAGCAGGTAGCGGAAAAAGTGCAAATGATGATGTCTAAGAACCTTAAGAACTTAGATATCCGCCTCGACCCACCAGAGTTAGGGCAAATGAAGATTCGCATGACCATGAACAATGATGTGGCCAGCGTTCATTTCACAGTGAACAGCCAACAGGCGAGGGATGTGATAGAACAAACCCTACCTCGTTTAAGAGAGATGCTTGCTCAACAAGGTATGCAGCTCGCTGATTCGTCTGTTCAACAACAGAATTCAGGCCAAGGGCAAGATAGATACAACAATGGTGAGCAACAATCCGGCTCTAACCGCACAAATGATGCTCAAGGTGATGAAAACCTTGATAGCGGCAGCAATCTTGAATTGAATGTCGCATCAAAGCGTGATGGAATTAGTTATTATGCCTAATATCAGGCCTATAGCAGCTCGTTAGTGGAAGTAACAGGAAGTTAAAGAACAGTATGAACGCAGAACTAGATCCAGCTAAAAAGAAAAGTAAGCTCCTCATCATCATAATTGCCGTAGTCGTTTTACTGCTTGGCGTTGGTGGTGCACTGTTCTTTTTCCTAGGCTCAGATGATGGTGCTTCTGAATCTCAGTCTCAACCCGCAACTGCTGTGGTCGCTGCTGAGCCTGTTATGTATGTTAATATTCCTCAGCCTTTCTTGTTCAATGTGACCGGTGATAAAAAAGATCGCCTAGTCCAGATAAAAGCACAGCTAATGGTGCGCGGAAGTAAGAATGAAGATCTTGCGCGTTACCACTCTCCACTTGTCGAAAGTACACTGCTAGCAACGTTCGCTTCGGCAACGGTTGACCAACTGCGTTCCCCAACAGGGCGAGTTGAACTGCGTGACAAGGCGACTGAA
Coding sequences:
- the fliE gene encoding flagellar hook-basal body complex protein FliE, with protein sequence MRIDGLQGEMQAMMVEAASARPAATGQAVGADFGNMLTNAINNVNSLQKTSGDLQARFDSGDQSVSLSDVMIARNKSSVAFEATIQIRNKLVESYKELMNMPV
- the fliG gene encoding flagellar motor switch protein FliG, with the translated sequence MANEIVPQQAEGGDVLDVASVDIASISGDERAAILLLSLNEEDAAGIIRHLEPKQVQRVGSAMARATDLSQEKVGAVHRAFLDDIQKYTNIGMGSEDFMRNALVAALGEDKANNLVDQILLGTGSKGLDSLKWMDPRQVASIIINEHPQIQTIVLSYLDADQSAEILSQFPERVRLDLMMRIANLEEVQPSALAELNEIMEKQFAGQAGAQAAKIGGLKAAAEIMNYMDNNVEGVLMDQIRDQDEDMATQIQDLMFVFENLIEVDDQGVQRLLRDVPQDILQKALKGADEGLREKIFKNMSKRAADMMRDDIEAMPPVKVSDVEAAQKEILGIARKMADSGEIMLSGGADEFL
- the fliJ gene encoding flagella biosynthesis chaperone FliJ; this encodes MDNALEFLLDQAKDQENQAVLALNKANAELQGYYEQVAQIEKYRLDYCQQLVDRGKAGLTASQYGHLNRFLTQLDETLSKQREAEHHFKNQVDNCQSYWMELRKKRKSYEWLMEKKQKEKARLQDQREQKQMDEFSTLLYSRKKM
- a CDS encoding flagellar hook-length control protein FliK — translated: MNVSPSSNSATNKTSSLLETGSTASKVEETGDSKGFFESFKEALGFEESDSKAAVKGAESASKSEGKQPSAEGDASSEKANSESAGKTQGDVAESKSTDATSEAQAKQAVTTAGAEKAPVEDAKTNKSGVEQTAELDLQSKDKTSSNMAGDDTSAEKAQSEGEQLQAASAGQHSKDQTAELKAKDASQANAAMSEGNKLLGQLDEANKTLNKTPNGKGLPQQAQIDQAQSNIAGAPIAGASVAGLATQQNNTANSDSALEVDSEIAVLTGGKGVSQLTDDEIRQLMDKGVTPEQIEASMSRELNQKNAASAVTTDQRQALSPAELELAKQVDAHTKALNQLNTQIESEQSVVDGLLQKQQSGAKLTVDEQAALAKATSNIEVLNQQLANVQQQASALLSQAPNASGTSGNPTAIDWDNADSNEAKALAAAASTAAVATAAQQATSQASSQAAANAVSDKATMLHANNAHAAQQAAAQQANLASPQQAALDPALTAQGVAMNAAPVATKAGSTDMLLKAGAGAAALSGLGKAGAKEDSKDSTFAQQIASAAGVQGATTAGSAPTRAEIQAAQQAPLQLTKELANEQVAEKVQMMMSKNLKNLDIRLDPPELGQMKIRMTMNNDVASVHFTVNSQQARDVIEQTLPRLREMLAQQGMQLADSSVQQQNSGQGQDRYNNGEQQSGSNRTNDAQGDENLDSGSNLELNVASKRDGISYYA
- a CDS encoding sigma-54 dependent transcriptional regulator, producing the protein MAQSKVLIVEDDEGLREALVDTLALAGYEWLEADSAEDALVKLKSNSVDIVVSDVQMAGMGGLALLRNIKQHWPNLPVLLMTAYANIEDAVAAMKEGAIDYMAKPFAPEVLLNMVSRYAPVKSDDNGDAIVADEKSIKLMMLADKVAKTDANVMVLGPSGSGKEVMSRYIHNASSRKDGPFVAINCAAIPDNMLEATLFGYEKGAFTGAIQACPGKFEQAQGGTILLDEISEMDLSLQAKLLRVLQEREVERLGSRKSIKLDVRVLATSNRDLKQYVSEGNFREDLYYRLNVFPISWPPLCERKGDIEPLAKHLVERHCTKLGMPVPVMSAQAISKLVNYPWPGNVRELDNVVQRALILSEQENISGEHILLEGVDWQDASSLQQIVEGNDVATPDIKPIAEANPISKVAASSEGLGNELRDQEYAIILETLIACNGRRKDMAEKLGISPRTLRYKLAKMRDAGIDIPN
- the fliL gene encoding flagellar basal body-associated protein FliL is translated as MNAELDPAKKKSKLLIIIIAVVVLLLGVGGALFFFLGSDDGASESQSQPATAVVAAEPVMYVNIPQPFLFNVTGDKKDRLVQIKAQLMVRGSKNEDLARYHSPLVESTLLATFASATVDQLRSPTGRVELRDKATEDIKASLSQAVGQPVIEKVLFTDFVIQ
- the fliF gene encoding flagellar M-ring protein FliF; translated protein: MADNSQTTDLTVSDSNDHALIAGSELDGEGQNPDLGERSSSKFDMAVGDLDLLRQVVLVLSISICVALIVMLFFWVKEPEMRPLGAYETEELIPVLDYLDLQKIEYSLEGNTISVPASEYNSLKLNMVRAGLNQERNAGDDILMQDMGFGVSQRLEQERLKLSRERQLAKAIEQMKQVRKAQVLLALPKQSVFVRHNQEASASVFLTLKTGTNLKQQEVDSVVDMVASAVPGMKTSRITVTDQHGRLLSSGSQDPMSAARRKEHELERNQEQALREKIDSILIPILGFGNYTAQVDIQLDFSAVEQTRKRFDPNTPATRSEYTLEDYNNGNTVAGIPGALSNQPPADASIPQDVAQMKDGALTGQGSVHKEATRNFELDTTISHERKQTGTVNRQTVSVAIKDRQSLNPDTGEVVHTPIPASEINAIRQVLIGTVGFDETRGDLLNVLSMQFAPQVTDVVADVPIWEHPNFNDWVRWFASALVIIVVVLVLVRPAMKKLLNPAADNDDQMYGPDGMPIGADGETSLIGGDIEGGELFEFGSSIDLPNLHKDEDVLKAVRALVANEPELAAQVVKNWMTDG
- the fliI gene encoding flagellar protein export ATPase FliI; the encoded protein is MLELANRLSQYKIEGLKSRPVASGKLVRVVGLTLEATGCKAPIGSLCLVETMSGQMEAEVVGFSGDNLFLMPSEQITGILPGARVTPMTSESGIPVGMELLGRVIDGVGNPLDGLGPIYTEQRASFNAEPINPLARKPISEPLDVGLKAINGLLTVGKGQRIGLFAGSGVGKSVTLGMMTRGTTAQVVVVGLIGERGREVKEFIEEILGEDGRKRSVVVAAPADSSPLMRLKGCQTALTVAEYFRDQGLDVLLLMDSLTRFAQAQREIALSVGEPPATKGYPPSVFAKLPALVERAGNGNDEQGSITAFFTVLTEGDDLQDPIADASRAILDGHVVLSREMADAGHYPAIDVEKSVSRVMPQITTEEHVLMSKAVRQVLSICRKNQDLVSIGAYKPGTDPAIDSAFTLKPKLDEYLQQKMKETVPYDMCVNMLKHVLGG
- the fliH gene encoding flagellar assembly protein FliH, with translation MSGDRKRGFLRPEEDNTVAQPQKWGLPDYTSDVSKQAKETAFNYDPGWMPTVEEAIEDEELVLTEEQIELIKQGAYQEGLHQGQEAGFKQGYEKGKEEGFVAGHAEGNEAGKLEGVTAGQEYIQQQVAIFMGLANQFAQPLELMNAQVEKQLVDMVLTMVKEVVHVEVQTNPQIILDTVKESVESLPISGHAITLKLNPEDVAIIRSAYGETELDCRNWTLVAEPALNRGDVQIEAGESSVNYRMEERVKNVIQSFCGANRHQGHV
- a CDS encoding ATP-binding protein, which encodes MHVSNEPENQSHLDSVEQQVERYKQVLDVMPAGVILLDTHGEVREANPEAHRILGVELVGEKWFSVIQSAFDPKDDDGHEISLKNGRKVRLAISASTTGQLILITDLTETRLLQSRVSDLQRLSSLGRMVASLAHQVRTPLSSAMLYASNLAAPNLPPATKTRFQSKLMDRLHDLEKQVNDMLLFAKGGDNKVVKPFTVAELITEFHPMVEAALKSNQIDYCQEVEGEETQMFGNANAIASALSNLVLNAVQIAGKESQIDVFFRPVNGELKISVQDSGPGVPKELQGKIMEPFFTTRSQGTGLGLAVVQMVCRAHEGRLELISEEGDGACFTMCLPLERSASTED